Below is a window of Halococcus hamelinensis 100A6 DNA.
GCTGACCTACGGCCTCCTTCTCGCCATCGGCCTCGTCTTCCTGGCCGACGTCTGGCTCGGGCTCAGAAGCGGGATCCAGAACGCCGCCCGGGTGACGATCGTGTTGATGGTGCTCGCGGCCGCCATGCTGTTCGTCGTCGGCCCCACGCTGTTCACGCTCAACATCTGGATCGACGCCACCGGGATCTGGCTCAACAACCTGCCGCGACTGATGTTCTTCACCGCACCCACGAGCGGCGGCGACTGGCCCCAGCAGTGGACCAGCTTCTGGTGGGGCTGGTGGGCGGCCTGGGGGCTGTTCGTCGGGAGCTTCGTCGCGCGCGTCTCGAAGGGACGCACCATCCGTGAGACGTTCTTCGCGTTGGTGGTCGTGCCCTCGGCGCTCGTCTGGGTCCAGCACGCCATCATCGGCGGCTGGGTGCTCTCGCCCGAGTACTTCGGCCCCGTCAGCACCGCGCTCTCGAACGGCGACATCCCGGCCGCGGTCGCGACGGCCATCTCGATCACGCCGTACGGCAACGTCCTGGGGCTGTTGCTCGTGCTCGTGATGGTCGGCTACATCCTCACGACGCTGGACTCGGCGGTCTTCATGCTCTCGGCGATCACCCTCGGCACCGAGGACCCCAACGCACGCAACCGCGCGTGGTGGGGCGTGCTGCTCGCGTTCCTCGGGGTCATGACCCTCAACCTCCCGTCGTTCAGCGCGATGCAGTCGTTCTCGCCGGTGATGGCGCTCCCCTTCTCGCTCTACTTCCTGGTGTTGCTCTACGCGAGCTACGTCACCGCCCGCGACTACTACCACGAACACCTCATGGGTCCCGACGAGGAGCCGTTCTTCACGGTGAGCCACCGGCCGGACCCCGAAACCGACGAGACGGTCGACCGAAACCGAGCCGCGGGCGAGAACGACGACTGACCCGCGGTCCCGCCGCTCGAACTGAAAAGATTTCTGCGCGCTGTGGCTCAGGAGTCGGTCGCGGCCGGTTCGTGAACCGCCCGGTAGCCCCCGTCGACCGCCTCGGTCCGTTCGACGGTTCGTAGCGCTATCGAGCGCTCCTGCCTGGTCGTTACGGGGAAGTCGTAGCGTTCGGCTTCGTAGTCGAACGCCTCGCCCGCCGCACGTCTCCGTTCGACGAACGCACGGTGGGCATCGAGTCGGTCGCCGACGACCTCCCGGGAGAGGGCGGGGACGTCCGCGACCCGGTCGTCGAAGCCCTCGACGAGGCCGGCGTCGAGTTCGTAGCCCACGGAGTTCCGCCCGGCGACCATGGCGGCGAGGCCCGTCGTGCCGGTGCCCCAGAACGGGTCGAGCACCGTGTCGCCGTAGACCGAGTACATATTGATCAGTCGATACGGGATCGCGAAGGGGTAGGCCGCCGAGCGCTTCCGCGACCCGTCGCCGTCGAGCGTCTGGCGCTCGCCCGTCACGTCCGTCCAGAGGTCCGAGAACCAGCGGTTGCGCTCCTCCCAGAAGTAGGCCGCGCCGTAGCGGCGGTCGGCGTGGGGTTCGAACTCGCGCCGTGTCGCGCCGTTCCGGAAGACCAGGATGTACTCGTGTTCGAGGGTGGCGTAGGCGTTCGGCGGGAGCATCCCGCTGCCCATGAACTTCGCGCCGGCGTTGGTCGGCTTCCGCCAGAGGATCTCGGGCAGCGGGTCGAATCCGAGCCCCTCGAAGGCGTCGATGACCCGCGAGTGGTTCTGATAGACCCGAAAACGCCCGTCCAGGGTCCGGGTCGCGTCGCCGACGTTCACGCAGGCGATGCCGCCGTCGACGAGCACGCGGGCCACCTCGCGCCACACCCCATCGAGGAGGGCGTGCATCGCCTCGAACGCGCCGCGACCGTCGTCCGCCGCGAGCCGCTCCTCGACCTCGGGGTCGAGTTCGGCGAAGGTGTCGTCCCAGAGTTCGATCATGGGATACGGCGGCGAAGTCACGACGAGTTCGACGCTGTCGTCGGCGAGTTCGCCGAGTCCCCTCGCATCCCCGACGACGATGCGGTGGCTGGTTTCCACTACCCGAGACAGACGGCGCGCTCGCAAGAAAGCCCCGATGGAGAACTCAGGCGGTGATCTCGCCGAACTTCTCGCGAACCTTCTCGACCTTCGGCTGGGCGTGGAACGAGCAGTAGGCGTCGCCGGGGTTCTTCGCGTAGTAGTTCTGGTGTTCCTCCTCGGCGCGGTAGAAGGTGTCGAGCGGTTCGACCTCCGTCACGACGTCGTCCTCGTAGCCGCCGTCGCTGTCGAGCGCCTCGACGTAGGCCTCGGCCGTCTCCTGTTGGGCCTCGTCGTGGGTGAAGACCGCCGAGCGGTACTGGGTCCCGACGTCGGGGCCCTGTCGGTTGAGCTGGGTCGGGTCGTGGACGGTGAAGAAGACCTCCAGCAAGCGCTCGTAGGTGATCGTGTCGGGGTCGTACTCGACCTGGACGACCTCGGCGTGGCCGGTGTTCCCCGAGCAGACCTCCCGATAGGTCGGGTCTTCTGTGTGGCCGCCGGCGTAGCCGGAGGTCACGTCCTCGACGCCGTCGAGCTCTTCGAGTGCGGCCTCGGTACACCAGAAGCAGCCGCCGGCGAGCGTCGCGAGATCGGTATTGGATGCCATGGGGTCCGTTGGTCGCCCGGCGGTGAAAACCCATCGCCGTCGGGTAGCTTCCGGAAAAATCACGAGAAGCGGATGAGTACAGTTACAAGGACTCTTACAACGAGGTATTGCTATGCGTGAGCGGAAACGGAGGGATATGGTCTATCCTCTGCTCCTATTCGTTTATCTCGTGATAGAACAGTATACGACGTTGTTCACCCGGTATCCGCTTCTCAAAGTAGTGGGAGCTATCGGGTTGGTCATCAGCCTCATCGGTCTTGTGTGGATGCTCTGGCTTCGTGATCACTGGGGAAACGAAATATCTGCATAAGGCACAGGAACGACTCACCCTTACACAGTAGCCTCTCGGCGACCGAGTGACCTCTTTTTAGACGAGGTGCGAGGGTCGGGTTCAGTCCTCGTGGTGTGGTGGACGATGCGGGTCGCGTGCCCCCAGCCGTTCCCCACAGTGCGGACAGACCGTCGGGGTCTCCTCGCGGTCTTCGAGGAAGCCCGAGGCGAGGATGCTCGCCGGGAGCGCGAAGAAGGCGACCCCGCCGATCATCGTGAGGCCCGCCAGCGCCTTCCCGAGCGGCGTGACGGGAACGATATCGCCGTAGCCGACGGTCGTCAGCGTCGCGATCCCCCACCAGAGGGCGGCCGGGATGCTCGAGAACGCCTCCGGCTGGGCGTCGTGTTCGGCGTAGTAGAGCAGGCTCGACGAGATCACCAGCAGGACCGTCGCGCCGGAGAGCGCGATCGAGAGGTCTTCGCGTTTGGCCCAGATCACCCGTTCGAGCGTCTGCATCCGGGTCGAATACCGGGTGAGGCGAGCCAGCCGGAGCAACCAGATCGGCCGCATGATGAACAGCAGGTCGACGTTCCCGAGGGCGGCCGCGAGGTAGAACGGGGCGATGGCGAGCAGGTCGATGAGGGGGTACGGCCGGAGCATGTATCGCAGTCGGCCCAGGACCGGACGGGTGTACGTCTCGCCCGCGGTGGCCGCCCAGACCCGCGCGACGTACTCGACGGTGAAGGCGGCGATCGAGAACACCGCGAACGCCTCGAAGAGGTGGCCGTACTGGGCGTCGAGCGACCCGACGGTCTCGAGCATCACCAGGAGCGCGTTCAGGACGATCAACGCCATCACACACCAGTCGACCACCTGTCCGGGCGTGCCGCCCTCGCCGGTGGCGAGCAACGTGGCGATGCGGTGTTTCGGTGGCGGGTCGTCCGTCGCGTCGTGCATACCCGATCCTCGGCGAGGGGGACCAAAAATCGACGTGGGCAGGAGCCGTCGGACGCGCTGCAACACTTATGCCGACGGCCGGAGTGTGTGAAAGGGATGACCGACCCGACTCGAACGGGGGCCGAACTGTTCGTCGAGGCGCTCGCCGACTACGGCGTCGACCACGTCTTCGGCAACCCCGGGACCACCGAACTCCCGGTGGTTCACGCGGTCGCCGACAGCGACATCGAGTACGTACTTGGCCTCCACGAGGACATCGCGGTCGGGATGGCGGGCGGCTACGCCCAGACACGACGGTACCACTCCCACCACGACGACTCGGTGACGCCGTTGGGCGTGGCGAACCTCCACCTCGCGCCCGGGCTCGCCCACGGCCTCGGCAACCTCTACGCCGCGAAGGTCGCCGGCGCGCCGTTGCTGGTGACGACCGGCAACCACAGCACGGACTTCCGCCACGAGGAACCGATCCTCTCCGGGAACCTCCTCCGGATGACGCGCCAGTTCTGCAAGGACAGTCAGGAGGTGCTCGATGTAGAGGCGCTCCCGACGATGGTTCGCCGGGCGGTCCGGACCGCGCTCACGCCGCCGACGGGCCCCGTCTTTCTCGGCCTCCCGCTCGATACGATGCTCGCCGAGACCGGGGCGACACCCGAACGCCTCGGTCCGATCCCGACCGCCGGGAGCGGCGACCCGGTAGAACTCGACCGCGCCGCCGACCTCCTCGTCGCGGCCGAGGATCCAGTCCTCGTCGTCGGCGACCACGTCGCGCGCGCCGGCGGGGTCGAGGCGGCCGTGAGGTTCGCCGAGGCCGCCGGAACCCGCGTTCACAGCGAGATCCTCGCCAGCGAGGCCGACTTCCCCGGCGACCACGACCAGTGGGTCTCGCCGATCCCCCCGAACGAGGAGCTCGCGGCGACGCTCCTGGATACCGACACCGTCGTCTTCGCGGGCTGTTCGACCAACACCACGCTGACGCGCCACGAGCGCGACCTCGTCGGCGACGGGACGACCTGCATCCACCTCACCGACGCGCCACACGAACTCGGGAAGAATCAGCCGGCCGACGCCGCCGTCCTCGGCGACCCGGGGGCTGTTCTAAGCGAGCTCGCCGGTCGGCTGCGCGAACGCCTCGACGACGAGACGAGGGCCGAGCGCCTCGACACAGTGAGTGCCACAAAGGAGATGGTCGGCGGACGGATGGCGGGGATCGGGACCGGCGACGAGACGGGGCCGGGAGCCTCGAAGGCCGAACTCGTGGACGCGCTCTACGAGACCGCGCCGGACGCCTTCATCGTCGACGAGGGGATCACCGCGAAGTACGCCATGCTCGCGCGCTGGCCGCTCCAGCCCCAACAGTACATCTCCAACAAGGGCGGCGGTCTCGGCTACGGCCTCCCCGCGTCCGTGGGCGCGGCGCTGGCCGAAAGCCTTCGCGAGGAGCCCCGCGACGTGCTGGGATTCGTTGGCGACGGCTCGTACCTCTACTATCCCCACAGCCTCTACACTGCGGCGCGCTACGACCTCGATCTAACTGTGGTGATCCCCGACAACCGCAACTATCGAATTCTGAAGGACAACACCCTCGCCCTGCTGGGCGGCGACGAGGCGGACTACGACTGGACGGACATGGAGTTCGAACCGCCCGTCGACATCCCCAAAAACGCCGAGAGCCACGGCGCGCGCGGGGAGTTGGTCGAATCGCCCGACGAGATCGCCCCCGCCGTCGCGAGCGCGCTCGACCGCGATGGCCCCGACGTGCTCGATATATTGGTTCACGACTGAGGCTCCGACGGAGACGATCGGAGTTCGATATGAACGGAACCCATCACCCGATCCTCGTTTGGGTCGTCGCGCTGGCGCTCGTCCTCACGGGCTGCAACGGCTTCGTCCCCGGCGACGGACCCTCGACGGAGACGGTCACGCCGGTTGCGGTACCCACCGACGAGCCAACGCCGACGCCGACCCCACAGCTCGCACCCGGGCTCGAAGAAGCGGGCGTCACCGACCCCTTCGAGCTCGGCGAGGCCCACGCCGCCGCGCTCGACGATCGGTCGTTCACGGTCCACAGCGAGACGACGGTTCGCTTCGCCAACGGCAGCGTCTATCGACACGACGAGCGGATCGGGCGGTTCGCGGCGAACCGGAGTCGGTACGACGTCTCGTCGAACGGCTCCGGGTCGGTACCGATCCACAACGTCTCGTACTACAGCGTCGAGGCCTGGTCGGACGGCTCGCAGGTCCTCACCGCACAGCGGATCGACGAGAACGCGTCGTACGACGTGCGACGCGGTCTCGACGGGAGCCCGGCATCGGTTAGCGAGGGCTACAACGGCTTCTTCCGGTTCGAACCGGGGACCGGACAGGCGGTCTACACGCTGTTCGGCGCGACCGAGACCCGGTTCGTCGGCGAGACGCGTCGAAACGGGAATGGGTTCTATCAGGTCACGGCGACGAACGTGACGAACCCGAACGCGTTCGCCGACGTGGGCACCACCGACCTGCGGTACCCCTCGCTCCGTGCGCTGGTCGCGCCGAACGGTCTCGTTCGCGAGTACCGTCTCGACTACACCGCGACGCTCGATGACCCGGGGAACCCGAATGAGACGGGCCGAACGGTCCACGTCGACCGCTGGGTGAGCTACACCGACGTCGGGACCACTTCCATCGAACGACCGCCGTGGTACGACGAGGCCGTCGCGAACGCCTCGACGGCGACGACCACGGGCTGAGTGAGCCTACTCGGGCGGGTCGACCCACAGCCGCTCGCCGTCGAGGGTTTCGGGGAATATCTTGCCCGGGTTGAGGGTGTCCGTCGGGTCGAGGGCGTGTTTGACCGCGCGCATCGCTTCGACGCTCGCCTCGCCGTGCTCGGCCACCAGGTACTTGCGCTTTCCCTGGCCGACGCCGTGCTCGCCGGTCGCGGTGCCGCCGAGTTCGATCGCCCGCTCGACGATGGCGTCCGAGACCACCGTCCCCGCCGCGCGTTCGTCGGGGTCGTCGAGGTCCACGAGCACGTTGTAGTGGAGGTTGCCGTCGCCGGCGTGGCCGAAACAGAGGACGTCGAGGCCGTGGGCCGCGGCCTCGTCCTTCGCGAACCGGACCATGGTGGGATAGTCGCTGATCGGCACGGTGACGTCGCCGGGTTTGACGGGTCGGCGCGGCGGGTCGTAGGCGACCATGGCGGGCGCGAGGTCGCGGCGGGCCTGCCAGAGCCGTTCCATCGCCTCACCCGCACCGACCTCAAACCCCGTCGCGCCGCACCGTTCGAACACCTCGCGACAGGTCTCGACCTCGGTTTCGATACCGTGGTTCGCGTGGAATTCGAGGAAGACGAGCGGGGATTCGGGGAGGTCGGTGCCCGAGTAGGCGTTGGCGACCGCGGCGCTCAGCGGGTCGAGGAGTTCGACCGTGGCGACGTCGACCCCCGCTCGCATCGTCGCCGCGATCGCTTCGGCCGCCGAATCGAGGTCGTCGAAGGTCGCCCGCCCGCCGCGAACCTGTTTCGGCCGGCGGGCGAGTTCGAACGTGACCCGGGTCACGACGCCGAGCGTGCCCTCGCTCCCGACGAGGAGGTCGGTCAGATTGTAGCCGCTGGAGGTCTTCTTCGCCCGGCTTCCGGTCTCGATCACCGTGCCGTCGGCGAGCACGGCTTCGAGCCCGAGCACCCAGTCGTGGACCTCGCCGTACTTCACCGTCTTCGCGCCGCTCGCGTCGTTCGCCACCATCCCGCCGACGGTCGAGATGTCGGCGGACTGCGGGAGCGGCGGGAGGAAGAGATCATGGTCGTCGACCGCGTCGTTCACCCTGGAGCCGAGCACGCCCGGTTCGACGTCGACCTGGAAGTCCGCGGGGCGAACGTCGAGAACCGAGTCCATCCGCGTGAGGTCCATGCTCACGCCGTGGTGGGCCGGGAGCGCGTTGCCCTCCAGTCCCGTGCCCGCCGCGTAGGGCGTCACCGGCACCCCTCGCTCGTCGGCGGCCGCGAGCACCGCGCTGACCTCCTCGGTGGCGTCGGGCCAGCAGACCGCGTCGGGCACGACACCTTCGCCCGGCGGCGTCCCCCAGTCGGCGGCGTGGTCGCCACGGTCGTCGCCGCCGAACGAGACCCGGTCGTCCGGGAGGTGGTCGGTCAGGAACGAACAATCGTGATTCATGCCGGTCGTCCGTCCGCCGGCGGCATAAACCACCAGGGCAGGGCGGTCGGACACCGCTCGAAGCGGGACCAGGCTGTGCTCATCCGCCGAACAACCACCGACGGAGACGCGTGACGGGGCCACCCCGCCCCGCCGTTCGGGCCGTGAGGTCGTCGACCGCCGCCTGCACCCGATCGACCGGGTCGGTGTCGAACACCTCGTCGGCGAGCCGGGCGAGGAGCCACTCGGTCGCCTCGACGGCGTCGGCGAGGTCGTCGTAGGAGCCCACCCGGAAGTCGTGGGTGACGGGACCGCGGTCGGCCAGGCGCATCGAGAGGTGGAGGCGGAAGACGTCCGGGCCGTCCGGCCCCCGTTCACCGAGTCGAACCTCGATGGTGGTCGTCTCGGACGGCTGGTACCGATAGCGATGCCAGCGCGTCCCGCCGGCCTCCAACGTCGGCGGCGTCGCCCACCCTGCCGGTGTATCGACCCGATCGTCGACCATACCGGGAGCACACGGCCCGTCCTTATCAAACCGATACCCGTAGCTCTCGGATCGAGACCCAGCGACCACGACTGAACGACCGAGTCCTGTTCGACCGACGGTGTCGATCGACGACGAATCACGAGGGAACGGGTCGCAACCCGTATCACTAACTGATTGGTTAGTCATCATATGTACTCCGAACCCATCTTCCCGATCCACCTGCTCCGTCGGCGGACGATCGCGGGGGTCGACGCCCTGAGTTTCATGGTGGGTATCGGGCTGCTCGGCGGCACGACCTACCTCCCCGTCTTCCTCCAGACCGTGCCGGCCAGTCGGCGACCAACGCCGGGCTGCTCCTCTTGCCGCTCGTCGGCGGCCTCATGGTCACGTCGGCGGCGACCGGCCAGTTCATGACCCGGCTCGGCTACTACAAACCGTTCACCGCGGCCGGCGGGGCGATCGCCGCCGTCGGCTTCTACCTCCTCTCGACGATGGGCCCGGCGACGACCCAGCTCCGATCGAGCCTCTTCATGTTCGTCACCGGGCTCGGGTTCGTCATGCCGACGCTCACGATCGCGGTCCAGAACGTCGTCGACCGGAAGAACCTCGGGGTCGCGACCACCTCGGTGACGTTCAGCCGGACCCTCGGGAGCGGGATCGGGGTTTCGGTGCTCGGCGCGATCCTCTCGAACCAGCTCACCGACCGCCTCGGGAGCAGTTCGCTCGGCCCCGCGGCAGCTGGGAAGCTCGCCGACGCGGGCTCGAACATCAGCCTGCAGGTGCTGGCGGCGCTTCCGGTGAAGGCGGTCCCGGTCGTGAAGACCGCGGTCGCGAACAGCATCGACCAGCTCTTCCTCACCGGCTCGGTCGTGCTCGGACTCGGTTTCCTCATCGCGCTCACCCTTCCGGGCCTCGAGCTCGGCGAGGAGGCGGCCGTCGATATGAACGAGCACGGCGGGTCGTCGACGGAGACCAGCGCCTCGGCGGCGCGACGGGGACCATCGACGCCGACAGCTCCGACGACAGAGGGGTCGTCCGGCTCCGGGCTGGGGTTCGTCCGTGCTCGGCGACCGTCCCTTTCAGCCCGAACGACGGCTCCCGGTTTTCACGACCCGTCTCGCGCGGCTGGAAAGCACGTCACCGGACGTCCATCCGTTCGAACCGAACCCGACCGGCGAGCACCAGCGCCGCCGTGGTGCCGAGGAGCACCAGCGCGCCCCCGAGGTCGTAGGTCCCGCCGACCAGAATCGCGTTCGGGTCGAAGTAGTGCATCGGTGCGAGGCTGCCGAGCCACGCGACGTCCGACCCCACCACGAGCGATTCGAGGAGGTAGAGCCCGAACAGTGTCCCGACCGCGGCGTTGCGCGCGGTCTCGGCCCGGTCGAAGACCACCGAGCAGCCGAGCCCGATCGCCCCACAGCACAGCAGGTACGGGATCGAGAGCACGTGGAGCGCCGCGAGGTCGACGACCGCGAGCGGCTCCTCGACCAGCCACGAACCGGCGTAGAGCACTACGGGAACCACCGCGCTGGCGACGAGGACCGGGACGAGCAACGAGAGGAACTTCTCGACGAGCACGCGCGAGCGCGAGACGGGGGCCGCGAGCAGCGTCTCCATCCGGTGGGCGTCGACGTCGCCCGCGACCGACTCGGCGGCGCTGTAGGCCAGGTAGATCCCGAAGAAGAGGCCCCAGAACAGGGTGTAGTACTCGCCGGCGAGCAACCCCTCGACGCTCGTGAGGCTTTCGAGGCCGAAGGCCGCCCGGAACTGGGGCGGGAGCGCGTCCGCGAGACCCTGAACCTCGCTTCCGGCCACGATCTGCGGTGCGAGCGCGAGGAAGACCAGCCCCATCAGCGAGAAGGCGGCACTGACGCCGAGCGCGCTCCGAACCCGGTGGCGCGCCTCGTAGCGTAGGATCTCGAAGCTCATGTGATGTCCATCCGCCGGAAGCGGAGCTGGCTCGCGACGACGAGGACAGTGGTAACAACGAGCAGGACCGCCGCACCCCCGAGGTCGTAGACCCCATCGAGCAGGATCGCGCTCGGGTCGAAGTAGTGCATCGGCGTGAGGCGTTCGACGACCGCGTAGTCGGTGCCGGTGAGCAGGGTCCGTACGAGGAAGGCCATCACGAGCACGCCGACGGCCCCGCGCTGGGCGAGGCGCTCGTTCGGGAGGAACACCGAGAACGCGAGCCCGACCGCCGCACAGCACAGCAGATATGGAACCGCGAGGATGTGGAGCGCGATCAGGTTCTGGGTGTTCACGGGGTCGTCGATGAGCCGGCCACCGACGTAGATCACTACTGGCGTGACCGCGTTGACCGCGAGGATCGGGACGAGGATCGAGGCGAACGTCTCGGCGACGACGCGTGCCCGAGAGACCGGTGCGGCGAGGAGGGTGTCCAGCCGCCCGCTCTCTATCCCGCCGGCGACGAGCGAAGCCGTAGTGTAAGCGAGGTAGAGCCCGAGCACCAACACCCAGCCGAACTGGTAGAGCTCGACCGATAGCAGCCCGGCGAGGCTGTTGAGGCTCTCTATCCCGAAGCCGACGACCAGCTGGTCGGGATAGCTCTCCAGAATGGCGTCGAGGTCGACGTTCGTGAATGAGGGCGTGAGCGCCACGAACATCGCGCCGTAGAAACACGCCGCGGCGGTTATCGCGCCCGCCACGACGAGCCGGCGTTCGCCCTCGTAGCGCGCGACCTCAAGCACGTTCTTCGCCCCCGCTCGATGGCTCGGTCTCGCCGTAGAACCGCATGAAGACGTCTTCGAGCGGTGCGTCGCCGATGTCGAGGTCGAGAACGTCGTACCTACCGAGGTGGTCGAGGAGCACGTTGTAGTCGCCGGTGTAGGTGAATCGCACGGTCGTTCCCGTCCGCCCGCTCGACGACCCTGGTCGGACGTCGTCTTC
It encodes the following:
- a CDS encoding BCCT family transporter yields the protein MGIAYAFGLDDADWGEIGLFFVTICVLVALVVVGIVNPPLLSNTLTGTYDWVMHYFGWWFMALGGVLLVFGLFMTLSRYGTIRIGGEDADPEFGFYSWIAMVFTVGFGSSIIVWGVGEPIQIVNSPPSTLPVGGTTIKPLSLAFMFLHESFPGMAMWYIPVALSFALMVYTGSVSEYKLSSMLDVALDREDYGWLYWIVDLSALVAMVGGIATTLGFTAQQLSTILDVVYGLQATALTYGLLLAIGLVFLADVWLGLRSGIQNAARVTIVLMVLAAAMLFVVGPTLFTLNIWIDATGIWLNNLPRLMFFTAPTSGGDWPQQWTSFWWGWWAAWGLFVGSFVARVSKGRTIRETFFALVVVPSALVWVQHAIIGGWVLSPEYFGPVSTALSNGDIPAAVATAISITPYGNVLGLLLVLVMVGYILTTLDSAVFMLSAITLGTEDPNARNRAWWGVLLAFLGVMTLNLPSFSAMQSFSPVMALPFSLYFLVLLYASYVTARDYYHEHLMGPDEEPFFTVSHRPDPETDETVDRNRAAGENDD
- a CDS encoding DNA-methyltransferase; this translates as METSHRIVVGDARGLGELADDSVELVVTSPPYPMIELWDDTFAELDPEVEERLAADDGRGAFEAMHALLDGVWREVARVLVDGGIACVNVGDATRTLDGRFRVYQNHSRVIDAFEGLGFDPLPEILWRKPTNAGAKFMGSGMLPPNAYATLEHEYILVFRNGATRREFEPHADRRYGAAYFWEERNRWFSDLWTDVTGERQTLDGDGSRKRSAAYPFAIPYRLINMYSVYGDTVLDPFWGTGTTGLAAMVAGRNSVGYELDAGLVEGFDDRVADVPALSREVVGDRLDAHRAFVERRRAAGEAFDYEAERYDFPVTTRQERSIALRTVERTEAVDGGYRAVHEPAATDS
- the msrA gene encoding peptide-methionine (S)-S-oxide reductase MsrA → MASNTDLATLAGGCFWCTEAALEELDGVEDVTSGYAGGHTEDPTYREVCSGNTGHAEVVQVEYDPDTITYERLLEVFFTVHDPTQLNRQGPDVGTQYRSAVFTHDEAQQETAEAYVEALDSDGGYEDDVVTEVEPLDTFYRAEEEHQNYYAKNPGDAYCSFHAQPKVEKVREKFGEITA
- a CDS encoding ion transporter → MHDATDDPPPKHRIATLLATGEGGTPGQVVDWCVMALIVLNALLVMLETVGSLDAQYGHLFEAFAVFSIAAFTVEYVARVWAATAGETYTRPVLGRLRYMLRPYPLIDLLAIAPFYLAAALGNVDLLFIMRPIWLLRLARLTRYSTRMQTLERVIWAKREDLSIALSGATVLLVISSSLLYYAEHDAQPEAFSSIPAALWWGIATLTTVGYGDIVPVTPLGKALAGLTMIGGVAFFALPASILASGFLEDREETPTVCPHCGERLGARDPHRPPHHED
- a CDS encoding thiamine pyrophosphate-binding protein; translation: MTDPTRTGAELFVEALADYGVDHVFGNPGTTELPVVHAVADSDIEYVLGLHEDIAVGMAGGYAQTRRYHSHHDDSVTPLGVANLHLAPGLAHGLGNLYAAKVAGAPLLVTTGNHSTDFRHEEPILSGNLLRMTRQFCKDSQEVLDVEALPTMVRRAVRTALTPPTGPVFLGLPLDTMLAETGATPERLGPIPTAGSGDPVELDRAADLLVAAEDPVLVVGDHVARAGGVEAAVRFAEAAGTRVHSEILASEADFPGDHDQWVSPIPPNEELAATLLDTDTVVFAGCSTNTTLTRHERDLVGDGTTCIHLTDAPHELGKNQPADAAVLGDPGAVLSELAGRLRERLDDETRAERLDTVSATKEMVGGRMAGIGTGDETGPGASKAELVDALYETAPDAFIVDEGITAKYAMLARWPLQPQQYISNKGGGLGYGLPASVGAALAESLREEPRDVLGFVGDGSYLYYPHSLYTAARYDLDLTVVIPDNRNYRILKDNTLALLGGDEADYDWTDMEFEPPVDIPKNAESHGARGELVESPDEIAPAVASALDRDGPDVLDILVHD
- a CDS encoding DUF7537 family lipoprotein, coding for MNGTHHPILVWVVALALVLTGCNGFVPGDGPSTETVTPVAVPTDEPTPTPTPQLAPGLEEAGVTDPFELGEAHAAALDDRSFTVHSETTVRFANGSVYRHDERIGRFAANRSRYDVSSNGSGSVPIHNVSYYSVEAWSDGSQVLTAQRIDENASYDVRRGLDGSPASVSEGYNGFFRFEPGTGQAVYTLFGATETRFVGETRRNGNGFYQVTATNVTNPNAFADVGTTDLRYPSLRALVAPNGLVREYRLDYTATLDDPGNPNETGRTVHVDRWVSYTDVGTTSIERPPWYDEAVANASTATTTG
- a CDS encoding FAD-binding oxidoreductase, with translation MNHDCSFLTDHLPDDRVSFGGDDRGDHAADWGTPPGEGVVPDAVCWPDATEEVSAVLAAADERGVPVTPYAAGTGLEGNALPAHHGVSMDLTRMDSVLDVRPADFQVDVEPGVLGSRVNDAVDDHDLFLPPLPQSADISTVGGMVANDASGAKTVKYGEVHDWVLGLEAVLADGTVIETGSRAKKTSSGYNLTDLLVGSEGTLGVVTRVTFELARRPKQVRGGRATFDDLDSAAEAIAATMRAGVDVATVELLDPLSAAVANAYSGTDLPESPLVFLEFHANHGIETEVETCREVFERCGATGFEVGAGEAMERLWQARRDLAPAMVAYDPPRRPVKPGDVTVPISDYPTMVRFAKDEAAAHGLDVLCFGHAGDGNLHYNVLVDLDDPDERAAGTVVSDAIVERAIELGGTATGEHGVGQGKRKYLVAEHGEASVEAMRAVKHALDPTDTLNPGKIFPETLDGERLWVDPPE
- a CDS encoding exonuclease SbcCD subunit D C-terminal domain-containing protein, with amino-acid sequence MVDDRVDTPAGWATPPTLEAGGTRWHRYRYQPSETTTIEVRLGERGPDGPDVFRLHLSMRLADRGPVTHDFRVGSYDDLADAVEATEWLLARLADEVFDTDPVDRVQAAVDDLTARTAGRGGPVTRLRRWLFGG
- a CDS encoding ABC transporter permease subunit codes for the protein MSFEILRYEARHRVRSALGVSAAFSLMGLVFLALAPQIVAGSEVQGLADALPPQFRAAFGLESLTSVEGLLAGEYYTLFWGLFFGIYLAYSAAESVAGDVDAHRMETLLAAPVSRSRVLVEKFLSLLVPVLVASAVVPVVLYAGSWLVEEPLAVVDLAALHVLSIPYLLCCGAIGLGCSVVFDRAETARNAAVGTLFGLYLLESLVVGSDVAWLGSLAPMHYFDPNAILVGGTYDLGGALVLLGTTAALVLAGRVRFERMDVR
- a CDS encoding ABC transporter permease subunit, with translation MLEVARYEGERRLVVAGAITAAACFYGAMFVALTPSFTNVDLDAILESYPDQLVVGFGIESLNSLAGLLSVELYQFGWVLVLGLYLAYTTASLVAGGIESGRLDTLLAAPVSRARVVAETFASILVPILAVNAVTPVVIYVGGRLIDDPVNTQNLIALHILAVPYLLCCAAVGLAFSVFLPNERLAQRGAVGVLVMAFLVRTLLTGTDYAVVERLTPMHYFDPSAILLDGVYDLGGAAVLLVVTTVLVVASQLRFRRMDIT